From Vitis vinifera cultivar Pinot Noir 40024 chromosome 5, ASM3070453v1, the proteins below share one genomic window:
- the LOC100244834 gene encoding uncharacterized protein LOC100244834 translates to MEGVRGGGEDDVGEGMQCSDHPYRNNPGGICAFCLQEKLGKLVSSSFPNAIFPSSSSSSPSFRSEIGGGAGVGVGVGGGGGGASSTSLSVRPTSSSSSYSASKDCHYHGNYSRRARIPFLLAQKKKKKKEVMGSDAVGIVLKRSKSTTTPRRGHFLVESEDANDYSPQKRGFWSFLYLPKSTATRKMDKAVGSAVTPRESKLAAAITQTHASLSHKPKDKGLGSSSLAKKEEFVDESESPNSHATASSSSFGRKVSRSRSVGCGSRSFSGDFFERISTGFGDCTLRRVESQREGKPKSSGAHRGGAPGGPDHQCIKERVKCGGIFGGFIMTSSSSSSSSSSYWMSSTVEDNVNGKSTAAAAPGPLSHGRSKSWGWAFASPMRALSKPSSSKVEYKDAGKRDITPNKPNLAAIPSLLAVRG, encoded by the coding sequence ATGGAGGGTGTGAGGGGAGGGGGGGAGGATGATGTGGGGGAGGGAATGCAGTGCAGTGACCATCCGTACAGGAACAACCCAGGTGGGATCTGTGCTTTTTGCCTGCAGGAGAAGCTAGGGAAGCTGGTTTCTTCCTCTTTTCCTAATGCTATTTTcccttcttcgtcttcttcgtCGCCTTCTTTTAGATCTGAGATTGGTGGTGGTGCTGGGGTTGGGGTTGGGGttggaggtggaggtggtggtgCATCGTCAACTTCACTCTCTGTGCGGCCTACGTCTTCGTCATCATCTTATAGCGCCTCTAAAGATTGTCATTATCATGGAAATTATTCGAGGCGGGCCCGGATCCCTTTTCTGTTAgctcaaaagaagaagaaaaagaaggaggTGATGGGTTCGGATGCTGTTGGGATCGTTCTCAAGAGGAGCAAGTCCACTACAACTCCTAGGCGTGGCCACTTTTTGGTTGAGTCTGAGGATGCCAACGACTACAGCCCGCAAAAGAGAGGGTTTTGGTCTTTTCTTTACCTCCCCAAATCAACTGCCACTCGGAAAATGGACAAGGCTGTTGGGAGTGCTGTCACTCCAAGGGAGTCCAAGCTCGCAGCGGCAATAACACAAACACATGCCTCGCTCTCCCACAAACCCAAAGATAAGGGTCTGGGATCATCGTCTTTGGCGAAGAAGGAAGAGTTTGTGGACGAATCTGAGAGCCCCAACAGCCATGCAACCGCGTCATCGTCATCGTTCGGACGCAAGGTCTCGAGATCCAGATCTGTGGGGTGTGGAAGCAGGAGCTTCTCGGGTGACTTCTTTGAGAGAATCTCTACTGGGTTCGGCGACTGCACTCTCAGAAGAGTCGAGTCCCAGAGGGAAGGCAAGCCGAAGTCCTCCGGCGCCCACCGTGGCGGCGCTCCAGGTGGCCCTGACCACCAATGCATCAAGGAGAGGGTAAAATGCGGTGGCATCTTTGGTGGGTTCATCATGACTTCATCCTCCTCTTCCTCATCCTCATCGTCATACTGGATGTCATCCACGGTTGAAGACAACGTGAACGGCAAATCCACCGCAGCGGCGGCGCCGGGACCTCTGTCTCACGGCCGAAGCAAAAGCTGGGGCTGGGCATTCGCCAGTCCCATGAGAGCCCTGAGCAAGCCATCATCGTCCAAAGTTGAATACAAAGATGCAGGGAAGAGAGACATTACACCCAATAAACCCAACTTGGCTGCTATTCCTTCTTTGCTGGCTGTGAGAGGCTAA